One segment of Arcobacter sp. LA11 DNA contains the following:
- a CDS encoding peroxiredoxin-like family protein → MSRLLDEIKNYQEGFRKKVPVEVQEVMLQATKKLENTRISKNSLKIGDVAKDFKLPNALNNDVSLYDTLEENEFVVVNFYRGLWCPYCNLELKALQNINEELNNLGAKLIAVSPQTPDASLSTKEKNELAFEVLSDSYNKVAKEYGLVFSLDEELRPIYASFGIDIVGLNQEESFELPMPATYVINKKKEIIFSFIDEDYTKRCEPQEILDIIRKNS, encoded by the coding sequence ATGTCAAGATTACTAGATGAAATTAAAAATTATCAAGAAGGCTTTAGAAAAAAAGTCCCTGTAGAAGTTCAAGAAGTGATGTTACAGGCAACTAAAAAATTAGAAAATACAAGAATTAGCAAGAATTCTCTAAAAATTGGAGATGTAGCAAAAGATTTTAAGTTGCCAAATGCATTAAACAATGATGTTTCACTCTATGATACACTTGAAGAAAACGAATTTGTAGTTGTTAATTTTTATAGAGGATTATGGTGTCCATATTGTAATTTAGAATTAAAAGCTTTACAAAATATAAATGAAGAACTAAATAACCTTGGAGCGAAACTTATTGCTGTTTCACCACAAACACCAGATGCAAGTTTAAGTACAAAAGAAAAAAATGAATTAGCCTTTGAAGTTTTAAGTGACTCATATAATAAAGTAGCAAAAGAGTACGGACTTGTATTTTCATTAGATGAAGAATTAAGACCTATTTATGCAAGTTTTGGAATTGATATTGTTGGACTAAACCAAGAAGAAAGCTTTGAACTACCAATGCCAGCAACTTATGTAATAAATAAAAAGAAAGAAATCATATTTTCATTTATAGATGAAGATTATACTAAAAGATGTGAACCACAAGAAATATTAGATATTATTAGAAAAAACTCTTAA
- a CDS encoding haloacid dehalogenase type II, with product MRPTLAFDVYGTLIDTNAVVTLLEKYIKDKAQLFSQTWRDKQLEYSFRRGLMENYVSFAVCTAQALDYTCDFYKISLTNEQKNELLSIYKVLPAFDEVQESLSKLKAEGFPLYAFSNGKADAVEMLLTQAGIRNLFLGVVSVDDIETFKPSPDVYAHFLQSAKAKANESWLISGNPFDVTGSISAGMNAAWIQRSSDTVFDPWEIKPTMKVNSLLEFTKKINTI from the coding sequence ATGAGACCTACCCTTGCCTTTGATGTTTATGGAACATTGATTGATACAAATGCAGTTGTAACTCTTTTAGAAAAATATATAAAAGATAAAGCACAGCTTTTTTCACAAACATGGAGAGATAAGCAATTAGAATACTCTTTTAGGCGTGGTCTTATGGAAAACTATGTAAGTTTTGCAGTTTGTACAGCTCAAGCTTTGGATTATACCTGTGATTTTTACAAAATATCTCTTACTAATGAGCAAAAAAATGAGTTATTATCAATTTATAAAGTACTTCCTGCATTTGATGAAGTTCAAGAGTCATTATCAAAATTAAAGGCAGAAGGGTTTCCTCTTTATGCATTTTCAAATGGAAAAGCAGATGCTGTAGAAATGCTTTTAACTCAAGCAGGGATAAGAAATTTATTTTTAGGAGTTGTTAGTGTAGATGATATTGAAACTTTCAAACCCTCTCCTGATGTATACGCTCATTTTTTACAAAGTGCTAAGGCTAAAGCAAATGAATCTTGGTTGATATCAGGTAATCCATTTGATGTAACAGGTTCAATTTCTGCTGGTATGAATGCAGCATGGATACAACGTTCAAGTGATACAGTTTTCGATCCTTGGGAAATCAAACCAACAATGAAGGTAAATTCTTTATTAGAATTTACGAAAAAAATAAATACTATATGA
- a CDS encoding TetR/AcrR family transcriptional regulator produces MSTVKERLIEATFHEVFTTGYSAASLSNILNRAEVKKGAMYHYFPSKKDMVLAMIDEKLEQRVEKRWKPVIDADGNLIDVLISIIQDTKGFNLTEGCPLGNLLQESLDQDEDFANILNSILDKWKEIFTKTLQKAKEKNQINKNINIVQCATFLIASIEGAILLSKKSNDNKDFEDCMIQLTNYLNSLRK; encoded by the coding sequence ATGAGTACAGTTAAAGAAAGATTAATAGAAGCAACATTTCATGAAGTGTTTACAACAGGATATAGTGCTGCTTCTTTATCAAACATTTTAAATCGTGCAGAAGTTAAAAAAGGTGCAATGTACCACTATTTTCCATCAAAAAAAGATATGGTTTTAGCAATGATTGATGAAAAACTAGAACAAAGAGTTGAAAAAAGATGGAAGCCTGTAATTGATGCAGATGGAAATCTTATTGATGTTCTAATCTCTATTATTCAAGATACGAAAGGTTTTAATTTAACAGAAGGTTGCCCTTTAGGTAATCTTCTTCAAGAATCTTTAGATCAAGATGAAGATTTTGCAAATATATTAAATTCTATTTTAGATAAATGGAAAGAGATTTTTACTAAGACTTTACAAAAAGCAAAAGAAAAAAATCAAATTAATAAAAATATAAACATAGTACAATGTGCAACTTTTTTAATTGCTTCAATTGAAGGAGCAATTTTACTTTCAAAAAAATCAAATGATAACAAAGATTTTGAAGATTGTATGATTCAATTAACAAACTACTTAAACTCTCTTAGAAAATAA
- a CDS encoding exodeoxyribonuclease III: protein MNTYKFISWNVNGIRAVDKKEALKWIDEDKVDLLGIQETKSMKSQIPDSIFEKEYKTLFASESAIKGRSGTALFTDIETTFECNCPTVDILDEGRINEVHFTLADKDIAFFNVYFPNGQSKEERLVYKMEFYDRFLEHCENLKKEGKSIIVCGDVNTAHKEIDLARPKANEKTSGFLPMEREWISKFLDHGYVDTLRHVHGDIKDKYSWWSYRANARANNVGWRIDYFYVSEDLKDYIKDAYILDDILGSDHCPIALEIKI from the coding sequence ATGAACACTTATAAATTTATATCATGGAACGTAAATGGAATTAGGGCTGTTGATAAAAAAGAAGCTCTAAAATGGATAGATGAAGATAAAGTTGACTTACTAGGAATTCAAGAAACAAAATCAATGAAATCACAAATTCCTGACTCTATTTTTGAAAAAGAATATAAAACACTTTTTGCTTCAGAATCTGCGATAAAAGGAAGAAGTGGAACTGCCCTATTTACTGATATTGAAACTACCTTTGAATGTAATTGTCCAACTGTAGATATTTTAGATGAGGGGAGAATCAATGAGGTTCACTTTACATTAGCAGATAAAGATATAGCTTTCTTCAATGTATATTTTCCAAATGGACAATCAAAAGAAGAAAGACTAGTTTATAAAATGGAATTTTATGATAGATTCTTAGAACATTGTGAAAATCTGAAAAAAGAAGGAAAATCTATTATTGTTTGTGGAGATGTTAACACAGCTCACAAAGAGATAGATCTTGCACGTCCAAAAGCAAATGAAAAAACATCAGGTTTTCTTCCTATGGAAAGAGAATGGATAAGTAAATTCTTAGATCATGGATATGTTGATACACTAAGACATGTACATGGTGATATTAAAGATAAATATAGCTGGTGGTCTTACAGAGCAAATGCAAGAGCAAATAACGTTGGCTGGAGAATTGACTATTTTTATGTAAGTGAAGACTTAAAAGACTATATTAAAGATGCTTATATCTTAGATGATATTTTGGGAAGTGATCACTGTCCTATTGCTTTAGAAATAAAAATTTAA
- a CDS encoding GGDEF domain-containing protein, which yields MKKLLLFFLILSSVFNSYANELKVIDVAELKWEYRWGDSPFEHDIPLWTKNEADTSSWKTISYPTNPPNRGAQTNVWYRVKIPETLPLNPHLYIFSMDIIPEVYYKNKLIYSFGKLDKEGKGKFAGWPWHMFSIPSDSMGEYLYFRIYSNYLDIGFFGEISIASKGQIIKEFLDNDISKIMVSSISIFVAVIFLLSFLSKFIRVELFILGSLFLTQGLNILCSVKVIQMYLFFPLLNQYILAASFFYFPVGMALFMDKTIDIKVPLNLIKRIWQVHLLYIFGAFSGSILGFYEIPATYEYFDMLYYFGTLPILTIFMIYFFIKGNNEVKLITSSFLIISIYWIYSFLVAYHIVPWTEYPSDLAIFLCLLFLSYSIIKKLNYTNELEDEKKELTILSSTDYLTKLYNRKEIDELLKTNENFFKRYKDDFSIILLDIDDFKKINDTKGHLIGDKFLVDLGNILTTFTRDTDQVGRWGGEEFIIICSKTKKEEAIKVAENLRFKIENHNFNKAGHKTASFGVSTYMEEDSIAKLLSRADEAMYKSKEQGKNRVNFK from the coding sequence ATGAAAAAGTTATTATTGTTTTTTTTAATATTATCTTCTGTTTTTAACTCTTATGCAAATGAATTAAAAGTAATTGATGTAGCAGAATTGAAGTGGGAATATAGATGGGGTGACTCGCCTTTTGAGCATGATATTCCTCTTTGGACAAAAAACGAAGCTGATACTTCCTCTTGGAAGACAATATCTTATCCTACTAATCCTCCAAATAGAGGTGCTCAAACAAATGTTTGGTATAGAGTAAAAATTCCTGAAACTCTTCCCTTAAATCCCCATCTATATATATTTAGTATGGATATTATTCCTGAAGTTTATTATAAAAATAAATTGATTTATAGTTTTGGAAAACTAGATAAAGAAGGGAAAGGTAAATTTGCAGGATGGCCATGGCATATGTTTTCTATTCCTTCTGATAGTATGGGAGAGTATCTTTATTTTAGAATTTATTCAAATTATCTTGATATAGGATTCTTTGGTGAAATATCAATAGCCTCAAAAGGTCAAATAATAAAAGAATTTTTAGATAATGATATTTCTAAGATCATGGTTAGTTCTATATCAATTTTTGTTGCTGTGATATTTTTGCTATCTTTTTTATCAAAATTTATAAGAGTAGAATTATTTATCTTAGGTTCTCTTTTTTTAACTCAAGGACTTAATATATTATGTTCAGTCAAAGTGATACAGATGTATCTATTTTTCCCTTTATTAAATCAATATATTTTAGCAGCATCATTTTTTTATTTTCCTGTAGGTATGGCATTATTTATGGATAAAACTATTGATATTAAAGTACCATTAAATCTTATCAAGAGAATATGGCAAGTTCATTTATTGTATATTTTTGGTGCTTTTAGTGGTTCTATACTTGGTTTTTATGAGATACCTGCTACTTATGAATATTTTGATATGCTTTATTATTTTGGAACACTTCCTATTTTGACTATATTTATGATTTATTTTTTTATAAAAGGAAATAATGAAGTTAAACTTATTACTTCAAGTTTTTTAATTATATCTATTTATTGGATTTACTCATTTTTAGTTGCATATCATATTGTTCCATGGACAGAATATCCAAGTGATTTAGCTATTTTTTTATGTTTACTTTTTTTATCTTATTCGATAATAAAAAAGTTAAATTATACAAATGAATTGGAAGATGAAAAGAAAGAGTTAACTATTCTTTCTTCTACTGATTACTTGACAAAACTTTACAATAGAAAAGAGATAGATGAACTTTTAAAAACGAATGAAAACTTTTTTAAAAGATACAAAGATGATTTTTCAATTATTCTATTAGATATTGATGATTTTAAAAAGATAAATGATACAAAAGGCCATTTGATTGGAGATAAGTTTCTTGTGGATTTAGGAAATATTCTAACTACATTTACAAGAGATACTGATCAAGTGGGAAGATGGGGAGGAGAAGAGTTTATAATAATCTGTTCTAAGACTAAAAAAGAAGAAGCAATAAAAGTAGCAGAAAACTTAAGATTTAAAATTGAAAACCATAATTTCAATAAAGCAGGGCATAAAACAGCGAGTTTTGGAGTATCAACTTATATGGAAGAAGATTCTATTGCTAAGCTTTTATCAAGAGCTGATGAAGCAATGTATAAATCAAAAGAACAAGGTAAAAATAGAGTGAATTTCAAATAA
- a CDS encoding cytochrome-c peroxidase, whose amino-acid sequence MKIVRNLTISALSASLMFASSPLMTKAKDMGLIAIPESKAVLSQMIDDKSNPITDSKVELGKKLYFDPRLSRSGIISCNTCHNLGLGGADGIGAAIGHKWTANPHHLNSPTVYNSVFFKAQFWDGRSPHLADQAQGPIQAGPEMAAPPSLVEKRINSIPEYIEEFKNAYGDDVKIDFEKITSTISVFERTLITPSRFDDFLNGKKMALSKEEKKGLETFISKGCTTCHTGIALGGTMQPFEVAAKYTFAKVGDFKGDKNGMVKTPTLRNITETAPYFHNGAIWSLAQAVKEMGSVQLGIKISDKEANEIVSFLKALKGRKPQITYPQLPESTNKTPKPTFD is encoded by the coding sequence ATGAAAATTGTTAGAAATTTAACAATCAGTGCACTTAGTGCAAGTTTAATGTTTGCAAGTAGTCCTCTAATGACGAAAGCTAAAGATATGGGGTTAATTGCTATTCCAGAAAGTAAGGCTGTACTTTCGCAGATGATAGATGATAAATCTAATCCTATTACAGATTCAAAAGTTGAGTTAGGTAAAAAATTATATTTTGACCCTAGACTTTCACGTAGTGGAATTATTTCATGTAACACTTGTCATAATTTAGGATTAGGTGGAGCAGATGGAATTGGTGCAGCTATTGGACATAAATGGACTGCAAATCCACATCACTTAAATTCACCTACTGTTTACAACTCAGTATTTTTTAAAGCTCAATTTTGGGATGGAAGAAGTCCTCACTTAGCAGACCAAGCTCAAGGTCCTATTCAAGCTGGTCCAGAAATGGCAGCTCCTCCATCACTTGTGGAAAAAAGAATCAATTCTATTCCAGAATATATTGAAGAATTTAAAAATGCTTATGGAGATGATGTAAAAATAGATTTTGAAAAAATCACTTCAACTATCTCAGTTTTTGAAAGAACTCTTATAACACCATCTAGATTTGATGATTTCTTAAATGGAAAAAAGATGGCTCTATCAAAAGAAGAGAAAAAAGGGCTTGAGACTTTTATATCAAAAGGGTGTACTACTTGTCATACAGGAATTGCACTAGGTGGTACTATGCAACCGTTTGAAGTAGCAGCAAAATATACTTTTGCAAAAGTTGGTGATTTCAAAGGAGATAAAAATGGTATGGTAAAAACTCCAACTCTTAGAAATATCACTGAAACAGCTCCATATTTTCATAACGGTGCAATATGGTCTTTAGCACAAGCAGTTAAAGAGATGGGGTCTGTACAACTAGGAATTAAGATATCTGATAAAGAAGCAAATGAAATTGTATCATTCTTAAAAGCTTTAAAAGGTAGAAAACCTCAAATCACATATCCTCAACTTCCAGAGTCTACAAATAAGACTCCAAAACCAACATTTGACTAA
- a CDS encoding NAD/NADP-dependent octopine/nopaline dehydrogenase family protein — MSIITVIGAGNGAHALAADCKLGGAEVRMYEFTRFNNKVKGIVDSRRIRFEGIEKNHENFTRNGTVVLDMVTYDMKEAVLGSNHILISVQAQGFEEIFDELAPLLEDGQTISIFPDNYGSLILRRIMKEKGLETKVIIAGYSSLVYGARLTDFNNLETQTDVVNVMYRENEIRVDTLPSSDFDSYMDIVKEIPALDATSNLIKGDTVLDIGLSNVNVLLHVPAVVLNVGTIENWGMIPNIGSDEAVYDIYAHGVSPSVGRIQYSFYEEQVNIAKAFGVDIMPVEADVLQSRMGLIGQIMFGEDFRQPFSEPLDQTTWLPVPKGTRFTTDSRYITEDVPVGCSAAISFANVLDVKTPTIDAMTILSNIMKETDYLESGFNLKNFGLEHMDAKEMIEFMRTGN; from the coding sequence ATGTCAATTATCACTGTTATAGGTGCTGGAAATGGGGCACATGCGTTAGCTGCTGACTGTAAACTTGGTGGAGCAGAAGTTAGAATGTATGAATTTACAAGATTTAATAACAAAGTAAAAGGTATTGTAGATTCACGAAGAATTAGGTTTGAAGGAATTGAAAAAAATCATGAAAACTTTACTAGAAATGGTACAGTTGTTTTAGATATGGTTACTTATGATATGAAAGAAGCAGTTTTAGGATCAAATCATATTTTAATATCAGTTCAAGCTCAAGGCTTTGAAGAAATTTTTGATGAGTTAGCACCTTTACTTGAAGATGGTCAAACTATAAGTATTTTTCCTGATAACTATGGGAGTCTTATTTTAAGAAGAATAATGAAAGAAAAAGGTTTAGAGACAAAGGTTATTATAGCTGGTTACTCATCGCTTGTTTATGGTGCTAGATTAACTGATTTTAATAATTTAGAAACACAAACAGATGTTGTTAATGTAATGTACCGTGAAAATGAAATTAGAGTTGATACTTTGCCTTCAAGTGATTTTGATTCATATATGGATATTGTAAAAGAAATACCTGCTCTTGATGCAACTTCTAATTTAATCAAAGGTGATACAGTTTTAGATATTGGACTTTCAAATGTAAATGTTTTACTTCATGTTCCAGCAGTAGTTTTAAATGTAGGAACAATTGAAAACTGGGGGATGATACCAAATATTGGTTCAGATGAAGCTGTTTATGATATCTATGCTCATGGGGTATCTCCTAGTGTTGGAAGAATTCAGTACTCTTTTTATGAAGAGCAAGTAAATATCGCAAAAGCTTTTGGTGTAGATATTATGCCTGTTGAAGCAGATGTTTTACAATCAAGAATGGGACTTATTGGACAAATTATGTTTGGAGAGGATTTTAGACAACCTTTTTCAGAACCTTTAGACCAAACTACTTGGTTACCTGTTCCAAAAGGAACTAGATTTACTACTGATTCTAGATATATTACAGAAGATGTTCCTGTTGGTTGTAGTGCTGCAATTAGTTTTGCGAATGTTTTAGATGTAAAAACTCCTACAATTGATGCAATGACAATACTATCGAATATAATGAAAGAGACTGATTATCTAGAATCTGGATTTAATCTTAAGAATTTTGGTTTAGAACACATGGATGCTAAAGAGATGATAGAATTTATGAGAACAGGAAATTAA
- a CDS encoding helix-turn-helix domain-containing protein has translation MNDFSALGEKLKNTRNKMGLSLSDVASRTGVSKTMLSQIERSESIPTLATVWKIANGLKIKFETLLDYTNKLYDVKNIETMTPLRDNDDRFLIYCISPFSPISGFECFYGIIKPGAHYPAVDHRNSIKEHLTIFQGELELVVGSNSYQLKAGSTIEFDPREDHTYINNGEIDTLAHFIVSYE, from the coding sequence ATGAATGATTTTTCTGCATTAGGAGAAAAACTAAAAAATACTAGAAATAAAATGGGATTAAGTCTTAGTGATGTTGCTTCAAGAACAGGAGTTAGTAAAACAATGCTAAGTCAAATAGAACGTTCTGAATCTATCCCTACACTTGCAACTGTTTGGAAAATTGCAAATGGACTAAAAATAAAATTTGAAACACTATTAGATTATACAAATAAACTTTATGATGTAAAAAATATTGAAACAATGACTCCATTAAGAGACAATGACGACCGATTTTTAATATACTGCATTTCACCATTTTCACCTATTAGTGGTTTTGAATGTTTTTATGGAATTATTAAACCAGGTGCGCACTATCCAGCAGTTGACCATAGAAATAGTATAAAAGAGCATTTAACAATTTTCCAAGGTGAACTAGAACTAGTTGTTGGCTCAAACTCCTATCAATTAAAAGCTGGGAGTACTATAGAATTTGATCCAAGGGAAGACCATACTTACATAAATAATGGCGAAATTGATACACTAGCTCACTTCATAGTATCATATGAGTAA
- a CDS encoding serine dehydratase subunit alpha family protein encodes MGKSPFVKVMEAEMIPALGCTEPVLYALGGAVARKHAPGEIKSIEIIGSGLVTIGVQSVGIPNTGGKTGGYLSTVLGVLAGDADLDMEVLNKVTPKDVEDAEALIAKLQSEGSLKIDMVTPAPSIYLKTVLKTDKHTAIVSMWSEHNGVKYIEVDGEVIMGNKEEEENAFKAELEGHNVDSSFLSIESIYDFCDTADISELTMAKEAIKLTKVICKDGLDNKFGLQTGRIIQENIDKGIIADDEIAHILKWTVAGLDARMGGSDVPAMSNTGSGNQGMVCSMPPIACGDFLKKDEEAVLRAVAFSNLVNIYLDYKSNEYAHLSPMCYCAGVAPAAGVSGVAYLHGHNKEQISDMVRTTLGNFAGAICDGAKPSCAYRAHTGIYGALMAMLMAEKGIASTDVEGIVNKTVEGTIDNIYKLQKNCMSDTDEFVCDVKKRQGTLC; translated from the coding sequence ATGGGGAAAAGTCCTTTTGTAAAAGTTATGGAAGCTGAAATGATACCAGCTTTAGGTTGTACTGAACCAGTACTATATGCATTAGGTGGCGCAGTTGCTAGAAAACATGCACCTGGAGAAATTAAAAGTATTGAGATCATAGGTTCTGGATTAGTAACTATTGGGGTACAGTCTGTTGGTATTCCAAATACTGGTGGAAAAACTGGTGGATATTTATCAACTGTACTTGGAGTATTAGCTGGTGATGCTGATTTAGATATGGAAGTACTAAATAAAGTAACTCCAAAAGATGTTGAGGATGCAGAGGCATTAATTGCAAAACTTCAATCAGAAGGTAGTCTCAAAATTGATATGGTTACACCTGCACCATCTATTTACTTAAAAACTGTACTTAAAACTGATAAACATACAGCAATTGTAAGTATGTGGAGTGAACACAATGGTGTTAAATATATTGAAGTTGATGGCGAAGTTATTATGGGTAACAAAGAAGAAGAGGAAAATGCATTTAAAGCTGAACTTGAAGGTCATAATGTAGATTCTTCATTTTTATCAATTGAAAGTATCTATGACTTCTGTGATACTGCTGACATTAGTGAATTAACTATGGCTAAAGAAGCTATCAAACTAACAAAAGTTATCTGTAAAGATGGTTTAGACAATAAATTTGGTCTTCAAACTGGTCGTATTATTCAAGAAAATATCGATAAAGGAATAATTGCAGATGATGAAATTGCACATATTCTTAAATGGACAGTTGCAGGCTTAGATGCAAGAATGGGAGGAAGTGATGTTCCAGCTATGAGTAACACAGGAAGTGGAAATCAAGGTATGGTATGTTCTATGCCTCCAATCGCTTGTGGAGACTTCCTTAAAAAAGATGAAGAGGCAGTTTTAAGAGCAGTAGCTTTTTCTAACCTTGTGAATATTTATTTAGATTACAAATCAAACGAATATGCTCACCTTTCTCCTATGTGTTATTGTGCAGGTGTTGCACCAGCAGCTGGTGTTAGTGGAGTTGCATATTTACACGGTCATAATAAAGAACAAATCTCTGACATGGTTAGAACTACACTTGGTAACTTTGCAGGTGCGATTTGTGATGGTGCAAAACCAAGTTGTGCATATAGAGCACACACAGGAATTTATGGAGCACTAATGGCTATGCTTATGGCAGAAAAAGGTATCGCATCTACAGATGTTGAAGGAATTGTAAATAAAACAGTAGAAGGTACAATTGATAATATCTATAAACTTCAAAAAAATTGTATGTCTGATACTGATGAGTTTGTATGTGATGTTAAGAAAAGGCAAGGTACGCTTTGCTAG
- a CDS encoding radical SAM protein yields the protein MIDYHQPVFRPPAEANSIIIQVALGCSFNKCSFCSMYETKKFKVRALEDIFDDIKTLSIYDDTRRVFLADGDALACDTDFLVKVLNYLKECFPKLQRVSSYASPYNLLEKSLDDLKILRKHGLSLVYYGMESGNHELLKYINKPMHPLKIVEGLDKASDANMKTSVTVILGLGGKNLTKQHIEDSAKIVNECKHINYLSTLQLGLSDTKEDNFFQRFEKKNQEFIFCSDEEMLDEQRRFISLINPKKSIIFRSNHASNALPLKGTLPKDKDELLSVLNMALEDDSLLRPSFLRGF from the coding sequence ATGATTGATTATCATCAACCTGTTTTTAGGCCACCAGCAGAAGCTAACTCAATAATTATACAAGTTGCACTTGGTTGTAGTTTCAATAAGTGTAGCTTCTGCTCTATGTATGAAACTAAAAAATTTAAAGTACGAGCCTTAGAAGATATTTTTGATGATATAAAAACTTTATCTATTTATGATGATACGAGAAGAGTGTTTTTAGCTGATGGAGATGCTTTAGCTTGTGATACTGATTTTTTAGTAAAGGTATTAAACTATTTAAAAGAGTGCTTTCCAAAACTTCAAAGAGTCTCATCTTATGCAAGTCCATATAATTTATTAGAAAAGTCACTTGATGATTTGAAAATTTTACGAAAACATGGTTTGAGCTTGGTTTATTATGGTATGGAAAGTGGTAATCATGAATTATTAAAATATATAAATAAACCAATGCATCCATTAAAAATTGTAGAAGGCTTAGATAAAGCAAGTGATGCGAATATGAAAACATCTGTAACTGTAATCCTTGGCCTTGGTGGAAAAAACTTAACTAAACAACATATAGAAGATAGTGCAAAGATAGTAAATGAGTGTAAACATATCAATTACTTATCCACATTGCAGTTAGGACTTAGTGATACAAAAGAGGATAATTTTTTTCAAAGATTTGAAAAGAAAAATCAAGAGTTTATTTTTTGTTCAGATGAAGAGATGTTAGATGAACAAAGACGATTTATATCTTTAATAAATCCTAAGAAATCAATAATATTCCGATCAAACCATGCTTCAAATGCACTTCCGTTAAAAGGTACATTACCAAAAGACAAAGATGAGTTATTAAGTGTTTTAAATATGGCCTTAGAAGATGACTCTTTACTAAGACCAAGTTTTTTGAGAGGTTTTTAA
- a CDS encoding phosphate-starvation-inducible PsiE family protein encodes MRRIIRFFKDKFYIELGLASFLFVIALMLDMLMEFIIYMLYFIIFLEIVRAVVNYIREQRVILSLLVDAFIILALRELIVNVVKINTEKIDSVEALFASSLNYNILIISGVIIFLLIVRYLSVKTSQKYLMDKMKNCDCHD; translated from the coding sequence ATGAGAAGAATTATTAGATTTTTTAAAGATAAGTTTTATATAGAGTTAGGCTTAGCTTCTTTTCTTTTTGTAATTGCATTAATGTTAGATATGTTAATGGAATTTATTATCTATATGCTTTACTTTATAATTTTTTTAGAAATTGTAAGAGCTGTAGTAAATTACATAAGAGAGCAAAGAGTTATTTTATCACTCCTTGTAGATGCTTTTATAATACTTGCTTTAAGGGAACTAATAGTCAATGTGGTAAAAATAAATACTGAGAAGATAGATTCTGTAGAAGCTTTATTTGCAAGTAGTCTAAATTATAATATCCTAATTATTTCTGGAGTGATTATATTTTTACTTATTGTTAGGTATTTATCAGTAAAAACTTCTCAAAAATATTTGATGGATAAGATGAAAAATTGCGATTGTCATGATTGA